One genomic segment of [Phormidium] sp. ETS-05 includes these proteins:
- a CDS encoding EF-hand domain-containing protein codes for MTSAEMTKSTISEAEVQKLWEAFTVFDADGSGAISVEELGQVVRSLGQNPSDIELREMIKEVDVDASGTIDFEEFKALMVAQRGDRISRLKLAFSVFDEDGSGRITADEMKDVMGQFGLTEAELEEMLKEVDFDGDGSIDFEEFCKLVPEQTTAKTYTDAPAVTTPPKSSTPAATTPAPAASSAPTSEVDQLKQLLSQHPRQEQGRGTSRLQMQIGLFRLIQGAAYRSFRENFSANSETHLRAKNLPYRIGDFTKFVEKAIGLYKGLGIVDPACYPVLDAVVESIQAEYARLQQRIANWATIEKTPEMLAEEQAMIEARSKSTTVREKFAAGVEFAITMKKKHISLSDVVEGVLAINELNRLRQMDLNQEMAPPPPPSGEDPKEYLKKWNRVIIDNADEQIDGAMMPAVYWYEDFMPKLLAAFSVTSPADIQENTVPNEAALNKWYEEAKAASEFDRYAADVAENFPKCTPKQKLEIKQAWNLTRHYLNGVQKRRERQEFGRESGALSHYVSFIDVYLGRSDIKDAQMRISFPYFIGPAVWRFFHTTAEIVCSKTPEEQKALVAAFQEFFKLFATMYPCPYCRYHLNMYVVQNKEVEMYPMEYLVLGRDPNLSDFEVSINDKLSTVADGPSLRLFFWKLHNTVSSSIARTEQWYHKDERAFYTSRYWPSLDSELARSQALKHVSIATDRLYRVYALLKPMARLAGLRAELQKLLEKGDAASIQEACDLAQNHIKDLEEAVVAGNFLQETYKFDPELVDASPNFTPEEEEFSRSGYFVEAT; via the coding sequence ATGACATCGGCAGAGATGACAAAATCGACCATCAGCGAAGCCGAAGTGCAGAAGCTGTGGGAAGCATTCACGGTGTTTGATGCGGACGGCAGCGGCGCCATTTCCGTAGAAGAACTGGGGCAAGTGGTGCGCTCTTTGGGACAAAATCCCAGCGACATCGAGCTGCGGGAGATGATTAAAGAAGTAGATGTGGATGCCTCTGGCACCATTGATTTTGAAGAGTTCAAAGCGCTGATGGTGGCGCAAAGGGGCGATCGCATTAGCCGCCTCAAGCTAGCTTTCAGCGTCTTTGACGAAGATGGTAGCGGACGCATCACCGCCGACGAAATGAAAGATGTGATGGGCCAGTTCGGACTCACCGAAGCCGAACTCGAAGAAATGCTCAAAGAAGTGGACTTCGACGGCGACGGGTCCATTGACTTTGAGGAATTCTGCAAACTGGTGCCCGAGCAAACCACGGCAAAAACCTACACCGACGCTCCCGCCGTCACCACACCGCCAAAATCCAGCACCCCCGCCGCCACCACTCCAGCTCCCGCCGCATCTAGCGCCCCCACTTCTGAAGTGGACCAGCTCAAACAGCTACTATCCCAACACCCCCGCCAAGAGCAGGGACGGGGTACTTCCCGCCTGCAGATGCAAATTGGGCTATTTCGCCTGATACAAGGAGCCGCATATCGCAGCTTCCGGGAAAATTTCTCCGCCAACAGCGAAACCCACCTGCGGGCAAAAAACCTGCCTTATCGCATCGGCGATTTTACCAAATTTGTGGAAAAGGCGATCGGCCTCTACAAAGGCTTAGGCATCGTTGACCCCGCTTGCTACCCGGTCCTTGACGCCGTAGTAGAATCAATTCAAGCGGAATACGCCCGCCTGCAACAGCGCATCGCCAACTGGGCAACTATAGAAAAAACCCCAGAAATGCTCGCCGAAGAACAAGCCATGATCGAGGCGCGCAGCAAGTCCACCACCGTGCGGGAGAAATTCGCCGCTGGCGTGGAGTTTGCCATCACCATGAAGAAAAAGCATATCAGCTTAAGTGACGTGGTAGAAGGCGTCCTCGCCATCAACGAACTTAACCGCCTGCGCCAGATGGACCTCAATCAAGAAATGGCGCCGCCACCGCCACCATCCGGCGAAGACCCCAAAGAATACCTGAAAAAGTGGAACCGGGTTATTATCGACAACGCCGACGAGCAAATCGATGGCGCCATGATGCCAGCCGTTTACTGGTATGAAGATTTCATGCCCAAACTTCTGGCAGCTTTTAGCGTTACCAGCCCAGCCGATATTCAAGAAAACACCGTCCCCAATGAAGCGGCTTTAAATAAATGGTATGAAGAAGCCAAAGCCGCCAGCGAATTTGACCGCTACGCTGCTGATGTGGCGGAAAACTTCCCCAAATGCACGCCGAAACAAAAACTGGAAATCAAACAAGCCTGGAACCTAACCCGCCACTACCTAAATGGGGTGCAGAAACGCCGGGAACGCCAAGAATTTGGCCGCGAGTCTGGGGCACTGTCCCATTACGTCTCCTTTATTGACGTATATCTGGGACGCTCTGACATTAAAGACGCCCAAATGCGCATCAGCTTCCCCTACTTTATCGGTCCGGCGGTGTGGCGTTTCTTCCATACTACGGCGGAAATTGTTTGCAGCAAAACTCCTGAAGAGCAAAAAGCCTTGGTGGCAGCATTCCAGGAATTTTTCAAGCTGTTTGCCACTATGTATCCCTGCCCTTATTGCCGCTACCACTTGAATATGTATGTGGTGCAGAATAAAGAGGTGGAAATGTATCCGATGGAGTATCTGGTTTTGGGGCGTGACCCGAACCTGTCGGATTTTGAGGTGTCGATTAATGATAAGCTGTCAACGGTGGCAGATGGGCCGTCGTTGCGCTTGTTCTTCTGGAAACTGCATAACACGGTTTCCTCTTCGATCGCCCGTACCGAGCAGTGGTATCATAAAGACGAACGAGCTTTCTACACCAGCCGTTACTGGCCCTCTCTGGACTCAGAACTGGCCCGCTCTCAAGCTCTCAAACACGTGAGTATCGCCACCGATCGGCTCTACCGGGTGTATGCGTTGCTCAAACCAATGGCTCGTCTCGCCGGACTCCGCGCCGAACTACAAAAACTGCTGGAAAAAGGCGACGCCGCCAGCATCCAAGAAGCCTGCGACCTTGCCCAAAACCACATCAAAGACTTAGAAGAAGCCGTAGTGGCGGGCAACTTCTTGCAAGAAACCTATAAATTTGACCCCGAACTGGTGGACGCCTCCCCCAACTTCACCCCCGAAGAAGAGGAGTTCAGCCGTAGTGGTTACTTTGTGGAAGCCACCTAA